GGTCCGGCCCAAACCGCCCGTGCAACCCTTTGGTGACGCCGTAAACACCGCCCTTGCGGCCCACATCCTCACCCATCACGGTGATCTCGCCATGCTCCAGCATGAGATCCGTGAGCGCCCAATTGATCAGGCGGCTCATCGGCTGGGGCGTGTCCATGCTGCGCAGATCACTGCCAAAGGCCACTGCGCGGGTCGCCTCATCAGGACCATTTGTCGGCGCACAGGCGCGTTTGGGCGGAATGATACTGGCCATTACATCGGCGGCGGTTTTCAGCCGTGGCCGCTCAACAGCCTTCTGCGCCACACGGTCCGTCTCGGCGCAGGTCTCGTCGTAAATCTCCAGCGCCTCGGCGCGGCTCAGCGCGCCCGCCTCATCCAGCAATCGCACCGTGTGGAGCAAAGGATCAGACGCCTCATCCGCCTCCACCCGGCTGAGTGGTAGGTAGGTCGTCGGCAAATCCGCGCCGGCATGGCCGTAAAGCCGCACCATCGTGAGGTGCAAGAAAGCGGGCTTGCGCGTGCGTCGCGCATAGGTCGCCGCCTCCGCCGCGACACGGGCCGTGTCATAAATATCAAGCCCGTCGGCGTGGAAATACTTCAGCCCCGGCCGATGCGCCATCGACGCCGCGATCCAGCCCTTGGGCGTCTGCGTGGAAATGCCAATGCCATTATCCTCACACACCCACAAAAGCGGCAAAGGCACCGATTGCACAGAGGCCCAGCCCGCCGCGTTGAGCGCGCCTTGGGCGGTGGAATGATTGGCCGACGCATCGCCGAAACTCGCCATGGCAATGCCGTCTTCAGGCAGTATCCGGTGCTCTGGCGGGCGACGGCGGGCAAGGCCGATGCCATACGCCGCCCCCACCGCTTTGGGCAGATGCGAGGCAATCGTCGAGGTTTGCGGCGGGATCATCAAAGCCTTTGAGCCCAGAACCTTGTGCCGCCCGCCGGAAATGGGGTCCTCGCTGGAGCAGGCAAAGCTGAGCAACATATCCCATGTGATATCCTGATCCGGCACCTGCCCCGCACGGGCGATCTGAAACGCCGCGTCGCGGTAATGCAGGAACGCGATGTCATCAGGGCGCAGCGCATGGGCCACCGCCGCCATCCCCTCATGCCCGGATGAACCGATCGTATAAAACCCCTGCCCCGCCTTTTGCATTGCCCGGCTGGTCCGGTCGAGCGCGCGGCTCAGACATTGCGCGCGAAAAAGCGTGATCGCCTCCGCGCCGCTCAGCGCATCCGTGGGCGCGCGCCCAGGCGGCAAATCCCCGGCAGGCACGCGGGTGCGAAAATTCTCATGCACGATCTCGGCGCGGTCCATGCGGCTCTCTCCCCCGTAATACTCCCGCCGAACCATGCCGCCGCGCACCGCGCACCGCAAGCAGGGATCACACGGCGAGGGGGCGACCCGCGCCTTGGCGCTTGTTTCAAGCCCGCCGCCTGAGGTAT
The nucleotide sequence above comes from Roseovarius carneus. Encoded proteins:
- a CDS encoding thiamine pyrophosphate-dependent enzyme, producing MDRAEIVHENFRTRVPAGDLPPGRAPTDALSGAEAITLFRAQCLSRALDRTSRAMQKAGQGFYTIGSSGHEGMAAVAHALRPDDIAFLHYRDAAFQIARAGQVPDQDITWDMLLSFACSSEDPISGGRHKVLGSKALMIPPQTSTIASHLPKAVGAAYGIGLARRRPPEHRILPEDGIAMASFGDASANHSTAQGALNAAGWASVQSVPLPLLWVCEDNGIGISTQTPKGWIAASMAHRPGLKYFHADGLDIYDTARVAAEAATYARRTRKPAFLHLTMVRLYGHAGADLPTTYLPLSRVEADEASDPLLHTVRLLDEAGALSRAEALEIYDETCAETDRVAQKAVERPRLKTAADVMASIIPPKRACAPTNGPDEATRAVAFGSDLRSMDTPQPMSRLINWALTDLMLEHGEITVMGEDVGRKGGVYGVTKGLHGRFGPDRVIDTLLDEQSILGLAIGLAHNGFLPMPEIQFLAYLHNAEDQIRGEAATLPFFSQGQFTNPMVLRIAGLGYQKGFGGHFHNDNSLAVLRDIPGIIIAVPSSGPEAACMLRECVRLAREEQRVVVFVEPIALYPMRDLHAGDGAWMGTYPPRGEVIGLDQVGVHGDGTDLAIVSYGNGHYLSRQAQAELAQQGVNARVIDMRWVAPVPEAALLRATQECDAVLVVDECRRTGGQAEGLVTLFVEAGRARVSRLAAEDSFIATGPAYAATMPSKDSIIAAALKAV